A window of the Drosophila simulans strain w501 chromosome 2L, Prin_Dsim_3.1, whole genome shotgun sequence genome harbors these coding sequences:
- the LOC6730793 gene encoding ectonucleoside triphosphate diphosphohydrolase 5 isoform X2 has translation MTNTDVRKRKLATDEKPPRRKSSGSPNASSGGSRGPSGLKISFLCLIISVILLLFVFGFVSENASPYLARLASKFGYSKVQYAAIIDAGSTGSRVLAYKFNRSFIDNKLVLYEELFRERKPGLSSFADNPAEGAHSIKLLLDEARAFIPKEHWSSTPLVLKATAGLRLLPASKAENILNAVRDLFAKSEFSVDMDAVEIMDGTDEGIFSWFTVNFLLGRLSKTNQAAALDLGGGSTQVTFSPTDPDQVPVYDKYMHEVVTSSKKINVFTHSYLGLGLMAARHAVFTHGYKKEDSVLESVCVNPIIANRTWTYGNVQYKVSGKENGKSSAEQPIVDFDACLELVKSKVMPLVKPKPFTLKQHAVAAFSYYFERAIESGLVDPLAGGETTVEAYRKKAQEICAIPNDEQPFMCFDLTFISTLLREGFGLNDGKKIKLYKKIDGHEISWALGCAYNVLTSDEKFSNS, from the exons ATGACGAACACCGATGTGCGAAAGAGAAAA CTGGCCACGGATGAGAAGCCACCGCGGCGGAAAAGCAGTGGATCGCCAAATGCCAGCAGCGGTGGAAGCCGCGGGCCCAGCGGCCTCAAGATCTCCTTCCTGTGCCTGATCATCTCCGTCATCCTCCTGCTCTTTGTCTTCG GCTTCGTCTCCGAGAACGCCAGTCCGTATCTGGCCCGTCTGGCCTCCAAGTTCGGCTACAGCAAGGTGCAGTATGCGGCCATCATCGATGCCGGATCGACGGGCAGCCGTGTGCTGGCCTACAAGTTCAATCGCAGCTTCATCGACAACAAGCTGGTGCTGTACGAGGAGCTGTTCAGGGAGCGCAAGCCGGGTCTGAGCTCCTTCGCGGATAATCCCGCCGAGGGTGCCCACTCCATCAAACTGCTGCTGGACGAGGCCCGCGCCTTCATACCCAAGGAGCACTGGTCTTCCACACCGCTGGTTCTGAAAGCGACCGCCGGCCTGAGACTCCTGCCCGCCAGCAAGGCGGAAAACATTCTGAATGCCGTCCGAGATCTCTTCGCCAAGTCCGAGTTTAGTGTGGATATGGATGCCGTGGAGATCATGGACGGCACGGACGAGGGCATCTTCAGCTGGTTTACCGTGAACTTCCTGCTGGGCCGCCTGTCCAAGACGAACCAGGCAGCTGCCTTGGACTTGGGCGGCGGTAGCACGCAGGTTACCTTCTCGCCAACGGATCCGGACCAGGTGCCCGTGTACGATAAGTACATGCACGAGGTGGTGACCTCCAGCAAGAAGATCAACGTCTTCACGCACAGCTATCTGGGACTGGGTCTGATGGCCGCCCGCCATGCTGTCTTCACGCACGGCTACAAGAAGGAGGATTCGGTGCTGGAGAGCGTCTGCGTGAATCCCATAATCGCCAATCGCACGTGGACATACGGCAATGTGCAGTACAAGGTCAGCGGCAAGGAGAACGGCAAGTCCAGTGCCGAGCAGCCCATCGTGGACTTCGATGCCTGCCTGGAGCTGGTCAAGAGCAAGGTGATGCCGCTGGTCAAGCCCAAGCCGTTCACACTCAAGCAGCACGCGGTGGCCGCGTTCAGTTACTACTTTGAGCGGGCCATCGAGTCGGGTCTGGTGGATCCACTGGCTGGCGGCGAGACCACGGTGGAAGCTTATCGCAAGAAGGCCCAGGAGATCTGCGCCATCCCCAACGATGAGCAGCCCTTCATGTGCTTCGACCTCACCTTCATCTCGACGCTGCTGCGCGAAGGATTTGGCCTCAACGATGGCAAGAAGATTAAG CTTTACAAGAAGATAGATGGTCACGAAATCTCCTGGGCCCTCGGCTGTGCATACAACGTTCTGACTAGCGACGAGAAATTCAGTAATTCCTAA
- the LOC6730793 gene encoding ectonucleoside triphosphate diphosphohydrolase 5 isoform X3, translated as MRANRNRLQLATDEKPPRRKSSGSPNASSGGSRGPSGLKISFLCLIISVILLLFVFGFVSENASPYLARLASKFGYSKVQYAAIIDAGSTGSRVLAYKFNRSFIDNKLVLYEELFRERKPGLSSFADNPAEGAHSIKLLLDEARAFIPKEHWSSTPLVLKATAGLRLLPASKAENILNAVRDLFAKSEFSVDMDAVEIMDGTDEGIFSWFTVNFLLGRLSKTNQAAALDLGGGSTQVTFSPTDPDQVPVYDKYMHEVVTSSKKINVFTHSYLGLGLMAARHAVFTHGYKKEDSVLESVCVNPIIANRTWTYGNVQYKVSGKENGKSSAEQPIVDFDACLELVKSKVMPLVKPKPFTLKQHAVAAFSYYFERAIESGLVDPLAGGETTVEAYRKKAQEICAIPNDEQPFMCFDLTFISTLLREGFGLNDGKKIKLYKKIDGHEISWALGCAYNVLTSDEKFSNS; from the exons ATGCGAGCAAACCGGAACCGGTTGCAA CTGGCCACGGATGAGAAGCCACCGCGGCGGAAAAGCAGTGGATCGCCAAATGCCAGCAGCGGTGGAAGCCGCGGGCCCAGCGGCCTCAAGATCTCCTTCCTGTGCCTGATCATCTCCGTCATCCTCCTGCTCTTTGTCTTCG GCTTCGTCTCCGAGAACGCCAGTCCGTATCTGGCCCGTCTGGCCTCCAAGTTCGGCTACAGCAAGGTGCAGTATGCGGCCATCATCGATGCCGGATCGACGGGCAGCCGTGTGCTGGCCTACAAGTTCAATCGCAGCTTCATCGACAACAAGCTGGTGCTGTACGAGGAGCTGTTCAGGGAGCGCAAGCCGGGTCTGAGCTCCTTCGCGGATAATCCCGCCGAGGGTGCCCACTCCATCAAACTGCTGCTGGACGAGGCCCGCGCCTTCATACCCAAGGAGCACTGGTCTTCCACACCGCTGGTTCTGAAAGCGACCGCCGGCCTGAGACTCCTGCCCGCCAGCAAGGCGGAAAACATTCTGAATGCCGTCCGAGATCTCTTCGCCAAGTCCGAGTTTAGTGTGGATATGGATGCCGTGGAGATCATGGACGGCACGGACGAGGGCATCTTCAGCTGGTTTACCGTGAACTTCCTGCTGGGCCGCCTGTCCAAGACGAACCAGGCAGCTGCCTTGGACTTGGGCGGCGGTAGCACGCAGGTTACCTTCTCGCCAACGGATCCGGACCAGGTGCCCGTGTACGATAAGTACATGCACGAGGTGGTGACCTCCAGCAAGAAGATCAACGTCTTCACGCACAGCTATCTGGGACTGGGTCTGATGGCCGCCCGCCATGCTGTCTTCACGCACGGCTACAAGAAGGAGGATTCGGTGCTGGAGAGCGTCTGCGTGAATCCCATAATCGCCAATCGCACGTGGACATACGGCAATGTGCAGTACAAGGTCAGCGGCAAGGAGAACGGCAAGTCCAGTGCCGAGCAGCCCATCGTGGACTTCGATGCCTGCCTGGAGCTGGTCAAGAGCAAGGTGATGCCGCTGGTCAAGCCCAAGCCGTTCACACTCAAGCAGCACGCGGTGGCCGCGTTCAGTTACTACTTTGAGCGGGCCATCGAGTCGGGTCTGGTGGATCCACTGGCTGGCGGCGAGACCACGGTGGAAGCTTATCGCAAGAAGGCCCAGGAGATCTGCGCCATCCCCAACGATGAGCAGCCCTTCATGTGCTTCGACCTCACCTTCATCTCGACGCTGCTGCGCGAAGGATTTGGCCTCAACGATGGCAAGAAGATTAAG CTTTACAAGAAGATAGATGGTCACGAAATCTCCTGGGCCCTCGGCTGTGCATACAACGTTCTGACTAGCGACGAGAAATTCAGTAATTCCTAA
- the LOC6730793 gene encoding ectonucleoside triphosphate diphosphohydrolase 5 isoform X4, protein MKYEYKLLATDEKPPRRKSSGSPNASSGGSRGPSGLKISFLCLIISVILLLFVFGFVSENASPYLARLASKFGYSKVQYAAIIDAGSTGSRVLAYKFNRSFIDNKLVLYEELFRERKPGLSSFADNPAEGAHSIKLLLDEARAFIPKEHWSSTPLVLKATAGLRLLPASKAENILNAVRDLFAKSEFSVDMDAVEIMDGTDEGIFSWFTVNFLLGRLSKTNQAAALDLGGGSTQVTFSPTDPDQVPVYDKYMHEVVTSSKKINVFTHSYLGLGLMAARHAVFTHGYKKEDSVLESVCVNPIIANRTWTYGNVQYKVSGKENGKSSAEQPIVDFDACLELVKSKVMPLVKPKPFTLKQHAVAAFSYYFERAIESGLVDPLAGGETTVEAYRKKAQEICAIPNDEQPFMCFDLTFISTLLREGFGLNDGKKIKLYKKIDGHEISWALGCAYNVLTSDEKFSNS, encoded by the exons ATGAAATACGAATATAAGCTG CTGGCCACGGATGAGAAGCCACCGCGGCGGAAAAGCAGTGGATCGCCAAATGCCAGCAGCGGTGGAAGCCGCGGGCCCAGCGGCCTCAAGATCTCCTTCCTGTGCCTGATCATCTCCGTCATCCTCCTGCTCTTTGTCTTCG GCTTCGTCTCCGAGAACGCCAGTCCGTATCTGGCCCGTCTGGCCTCCAAGTTCGGCTACAGCAAGGTGCAGTATGCGGCCATCATCGATGCCGGATCGACGGGCAGCCGTGTGCTGGCCTACAAGTTCAATCGCAGCTTCATCGACAACAAGCTGGTGCTGTACGAGGAGCTGTTCAGGGAGCGCAAGCCGGGTCTGAGCTCCTTCGCGGATAATCCCGCCGAGGGTGCCCACTCCATCAAACTGCTGCTGGACGAGGCCCGCGCCTTCATACCCAAGGAGCACTGGTCTTCCACACCGCTGGTTCTGAAAGCGACCGCCGGCCTGAGACTCCTGCCCGCCAGCAAGGCGGAAAACATTCTGAATGCCGTCCGAGATCTCTTCGCCAAGTCCGAGTTTAGTGTGGATATGGATGCCGTGGAGATCATGGACGGCACGGACGAGGGCATCTTCAGCTGGTTTACCGTGAACTTCCTGCTGGGCCGCCTGTCCAAGACGAACCAGGCAGCTGCCTTGGACTTGGGCGGCGGTAGCACGCAGGTTACCTTCTCGCCAACGGATCCGGACCAGGTGCCCGTGTACGATAAGTACATGCACGAGGTGGTGACCTCCAGCAAGAAGATCAACGTCTTCACGCACAGCTATCTGGGACTGGGTCTGATGGCCGCCCGCCATGCTGTCTTCACGCACGGCTACAAGAAGGAGGATTCGGTGCTGGAGAGCGTCTGCGTGAATCCCATAATCGCCAATCGCACGTGGACATACGGCAATGTGCAGTACAAGGTCAGCGGCAAGGAGAACGGCAAGTCCAGTGCCGAGCAGCCCATCGTGGACTTCGATGCCTGCCTGGAGCTGGTCAAGAGCAAGGTGATGCCGCTGGTCAAGCCCAAGCCGTTCACACTCAAGCAGCACGCGGTGGCCGCGTTCAGTTACTACTTTGAGCGGGCCATCGAGTCGGGTCTGGTGGATCCACTGGCTGGCGGCGAGACCACGGTGGAAGCTTATCGCAAGAAGGCCCAGGAGATCTGCGCCATCCCCAACGATGAGCAGCCCTTCATGTGCTTCGACCTCACCTTCATCTCGACGCTGCTGCGCGAAGGATTTGGCCTCAACGATGGCAAGAAGATTAAG CTTTACAAGAAGATAGATGGTCACGAAATCTCCTGGGCCCTCGGCTGTGCATACAACGTTCTGACTAGCGACGAGAAATTCAGTAATTCCTAA
- the LOC6730793 gene encoding ectonucleoside triphosphate diphosphohydrolase 5 isoform X1, with amino-acid sequence MTNTDVRKRKLATDEKPPRRKSSGSPNASSGGSRGPSGLKISFLCLIISVILLLFVFGVYHLYYVKDEVPKVVLTKTSDFPTVTVPYAHVEPHFAPPVRRVVTKKPIANKPTTENDAGFVSENASPYLARLASKFGYSKVQYAAIIDAGSTGSRVLAYKFNRSFIDNKLVLYEELFRERKPGLSSFADNPAEGAHSIKLLLDEARAFIPKEHWSSTPLVLKATAGLRLLPASKAENILNAVRDLFAKSEFSVDMDAVEIMDGTDEGIFSWFTVNFLLGRLSKTNQAAALDLGGGSTQVTFSPTDPDQVPVYDKYMHEVVTSSKKINVFTHSYLGLGLMAARHAVFTHGYKKEDSVLESVCVNPIIANRTWTYGNVQYKVSGKENGKSSAEQPIVDFDACLELVKSKVMPLVKPKPFTLKQHAVAAFSYYFERAIESGLVDPLAGGETTVEAYRKKAQEICAIPNDEQPFMCFDLTFISTLLREGFGLNDGKKIKLYKKIDGHEISWALGCAYNVLTSDEKFSNS; translated from the exons ATGACGAACACCGATGTGCGAAAGAGAAAA CTGGCCACGGATGAGAAGCCACCGCGGCGGAAAAGCAGTGGATCGCCAAATGCCAGCAGCGGTGGAAGCCGCGGGCCCAGCGGCCTCAAGATCTCCTTCCTGTGCCTGATCATCTCCGTCATCCTCCTGCTCTTTGTCTTCGGTGTGTACCATTTGTATTATGTGAAAGACGAAGTGCCCAAAGTTGTACTAACCAAAACCTCTGATTTCCCCACTGTTACCGTGCCCTACGCCCACGTGGAACCCCATTTTGCGCCACCCGTTCGCCGTGTTGTCACTAAAAAACCCATCGCCAACAAACCAACGACTGAAAATGATGCAGGCTTCGTCTCCGAGAACGCCAGTCCGTATCTGGCCCGTCTGGCCTCCAAGTTCGGCTACAGCAAGGTGCAGTATGCGGCCATCATCGATGCCGGATCGACGGGCAGCCGTGTGCTGGCCTACAAGTTCAATCGCAGCTTCATCGACAACAAGCTGGTGCTGTACGAGGAGCTGTTCAGGGAGCGCAAGCCGGGTCTGAGCTCCTTCGCGGATAATCCCGCCGAGGGTGCCCACTCCATCAAACTGCTGCTGGACGAGGCCCGCGCCTTCATACCCAAGGAGCACTGGTCTTCCACACCGCTGGTTCTGAAAGCGACCGCCGGCCTGAGACTCCTGCCCGCCAGCAAGGCGGAAAACATTCTGAATGCCGTCCGAGATCTCTTCGCCAAGTCCGAGTTTAGTGTGGATATGGATGCCGTGGAGATCATGGACGGCACGGACGAGGGCATCTTCAGCTGGTTTACCGTGAACTTCCTGCTGGGCCGCCTGTCCAAGACGAACCAGGCAGCTGCCTTGGACTTGGGCGGCGGTAGCACGCAGGTTACCTTCTCGCCAACGGATCCGGACCAGGTGCCCGTGTACGATAAGTACATGCACGAGGTGGTGACCTCCAGCAAGAAGATCAACGTCTTCACGCACAGCTATCTGGGACTGGGTCTGATGGCCGCCCGCCATGCTGTCTTCACGCACGGCTACAAGAAGGAGGATTCGGTGCTGGAGAGCGTCTGCGTGAATCCCATAATCGCCAATCGCACGTGGACATACGGCAATGTGCAGTACAAGGTCAGCGGCAAGGAGAACGGCAAGTCCAGTGCCGAGCAGCCCATCGTGGACTTCGATGCCTGCCTGGAGCTGGTCAAGAGCAAGGTGATGCCGCTGGTCAAGCCCAAGCCGTTCACACTCAAGCAGCACGCGGTGGCCGCGTTCAGTTACTACTTTGAGCGGGCCATCGAGTCGGGTCTGGTGGATCCACTGGCTGGCGGCGAGACCACGGTGGAAGCTTATCGCAAGAAGGCCCAGGAGATCTGCGCCATCCCCAACGATGAGCAGCCCTTCATGTGCTTCGACCTCACCTTCATCTCGACGCTGCTGCGCGAAGGATTTGGCCTCAACGATGGCAAGAAGATTAAG CTTTACAAGAAGATAGATGGTCACGAAATCTCCTGGGCCCTCGGCTGTGCATACAACGTTCTGACTAGCGACGAGAAATTCAGTAATTCCTAA